In Haliscomenobacter hydrossis DSM 1100, the DNA window TGTCCTCAAAATGAAGGTCAGACAATCCAGTGTACCGACAATATTGTAGAAGCCTGTTCTTCAAGGCTACGTAGCTTTTTATGGTCGTTTTTCTTATTGGATGTAATCCATCCTGAACCTCAGCAATGTATTGGTTGATCAATTCGATCAATGACTGTTTTTTTGATCGCCCTTGGACGTCCTGAATGCTTTCACCTTCTCGGAGACGTCGTTCTACTTCTATACACTTTGCAGTCAGTATACTATTGTAGGTTGTGGCAAGTGGATGACTAGGCTTTACTTTTCGGTTTTTTTTGTTCCAGTGATCAGGCAAAATTGCAATGTCAGTGCCGATATACTTTGCTTTGCCTGTGTACACATAGATTTTGATGGAGCATGTCCCGTTATCTCTAGGTTGCGTCCACAGTATTGGATAAACTGTCATTTATTGAGATTTGAAAGGTTAAGCAATTGGTTTCATTTGTTTCAATGCTCGCTCTTTGAAAAGCTTATAAGCTTGTTCTTTGGCCTTTAGTTGGTTCTCCCAAAACAGAACCCAAACTTCATTATTCGCAATTGCATTGGTCAGTCGATTTGATACCTTCCTACCTTTTCTTTTTGCTGCTATCTGTTGCTGGATATAGCGGGAGTGGCGTTTACGGTAGTGCCTGATACGTTGCTGCAATTGCCAGAACTCAAATTTTTCGTGTGCTGTTAAGGGTGTTTCCCGTTTCCGTTGCCATTCGTGGAACTCCCGTTCAATATGCCCGGCGCAATCTTTGGCCGTGTACCGTTGCGCCGGGGTGATCCGTTTCCCGTTCCACTTGGTTGAGGAGTAGATGGGGCATGGTTCCCGGTACCATTCCCCGTACTTCCGGTATTGCCTTGCATACGATTGGCCACTATAATATTCGGATCGATCAGGTCTTCAAAAGCTACATTGAAGACAGGTTGTTTCAAGTTTTCCAAAGAATACAGCTCATTAGGCGAAAGGGGCAAGGGTGGCGGCGGTGTAGATTCCTCGATACTACGGATACCTGACCGGATAAACTGATTCCATTTGCCACTCAGGGCGTGTAGCAATTCACTCATCACAGAACCGCTAAAGTCGTATTGTGTGGGTAGTACCTTGTCCTCGATGCCTGATCCTTTCTTGAATGTTTCATCCACTGCGATGGATACAATGAGCACTAAATGGCAAATCACCGTGAACCAACTCAAGCCGCCTTTGTAGCGGTTCGTTTTACGGTCTCCATCGCTTACCGTTTTAGTATTGGTCAGCTCTGTCTTTTGCTTCGCCTGCTCCAGCTCAGTATTTGCCTTTGCCAAGGCTTTGGTTTTTCGATCGGTAGCAGCGCTTAGCTCTTTGGCCTTGTCGGTTTCCAAAGCTGCAAGTTTTGCGGCCTGGTCTGATTCGGCTGTGGCCAATCTTTCGCGGGCTTGAGCTTTGGCAGTACTAAACCTTTGCCCGGCACGCTCTTTGGCTTCCAGCGTTTGTATCTGTCCGGTCACTTGTGCAATCACCGCGGCGTACTGTGTCTTTGTTGCGTTGGACTGCGCGGCGTAACGTTGAGCAATCTCCGTACTGTCTGCGCGGTAGTGCTGGAAGGTATTCCGTTCGGCAAGCATGTACTTGTCTTCGGCTTGCTTATTGTTGTGAAGCTGCGGCATAGGCTTGACTGCGTCCACCACGTCACGGGAGCCGTGGTAACTCATTAGCGTGCCTGCGCTGAGCAATACCGCACAGGCCAGAAACACAATGGCCGTAATGACTCGGTCAAGCCCGGAAAAGCGGCGGTACAACACCGCACGGGCACTGTATGGCAAAAGCACACGTAAGCCAGCTTCAATGATGACCACCCCAAGCAATGCCCCAGATGTGGCCCCCCACGTTGCAAAACTGGGCGAAAAGAAAACCAAACTCGCATGAATGGCAGTGTACAACACCGCAATCTCGGTAAGGGCGCTAACCACTTGCCCCAGGTAGCCCG includes these proteins:
- a CDS encoding cell envelope integrity protein TolA, with the protein product MKTFLSLPTDQAFFNRYARLIPALKLSGYLGQVVSALTEIAVLYTAIHASLVFFSPSFATWGATSGALLGVVIIEAGLRVLLPYSARAVLYRRFSGLDRVITAIVFLACAVLLSAGTLMSYHGSRDVVDAVKPMPQLHNNKQAEDKYMLAERNTFQHYRADSTEIAQRYAAQSNATKTQYAAVIAQVTGQIQTLEAKERAGQRFSTAKAQARERLATAESDQAAKLAALETDKAKELSAATDRKTKALAKANTELEQAKQKTELTNTKTVSDGDRKTNRYKGGLSWFTVICHLVLIVSIAVDETFKKGSGIEDKVLPTQYDFSGSVMSELLHALSGKWNQFIRSGIRSIEESTPPPPLPLSPNELYSLENLKQPVFNVAFEDLIDPNIIVANRMQGNTGSTGNGTGNHAPSTPQPSGTGNGSPRRNGTRPKIAPGILNGSSTNGNGNGKHP